The Misgurnus anguillicaudatus chromosome 12, ASM2758022v2, whole genome shotgun sequence region TTCATCGCATGTGATACGCCTGCTGGAAGTGAGGCTACTCTTCCATGTTGGCACGGATTTACGATTAGACTGAAATTTCCAGTAGGGGGCGATCTCTGGCAATCGTGTCTGAATGTTGTGTACAGTAAAAAGGCTGGTTTAAAGGTTTGGTCGGCATTGTATGTCCTCATTACCTTGCACTGCTTGGCGGGTCATACTGCAGAACCCAGTTGACTTCTGGGATGTCGATGCCTCTTGCCATGACGTCAGTGCACACGAGAATCCCGCTGcatgaaaaaaaatgcattgtatGTGATTCATTGAttctgactctctctctctctatctgctGCAGAAAGATGCAAAGGTCTTACCTCTTCAGCTCGCGAAAATCTGCAAAGATCTTGTTTCGTTTGTCCTTCATCTTGCCGTGGATGCAGTGGACAGTGACGCCCTTGATAAGGATTTCCAGTGCCTTACCAAAATACTCCACGCATGCGCAGGTGCTGCAGACAGACGTTTATGATTATAACAGGGTTAATGGAAATGATTTGGATATTTCTGCATGACAGATAATTCGACAAACCTGAAAAACACCAGCTGCTTCTCATGTTTGTGCTGTCTGAGGAACGCCACCAGAGTGTTGAACTTGTCCTCTGCTCGACAAACCTTCACATGACAAAGACAATGTTAACACAGAGGAAACATTTAGATATCGTCTCTGTTTTACAGTAGATGATTGTAAATGACTCACAGTGTAATAATTGCTGAGTCTCGCTGGGGTTTTCTGCACGCTTGAGGCTGCCACACCTTTCTCTTTCACTGTAATACGAACAGGGTTTCTCAGGCCGGCCCTCACTAATTTCTCCAGCTCCTGCGTCTGTGTGGCAGAGAAAAGCCCTGTGCGCCGCTGCTTGGGCAAATACCCTAAAATAGCGTTTAGACTTAACGGGTAAAGAAAGGCGTTGTATTAGGGGAAGTgaatatgcaaaaaagcatcAATTGAAAGTTGGCGAACAGGATCAATACCTCATTTCAAAGCCCATGTCTAACAATCTGTCTGCCTCATCCAGGACTAAAACATCCAGAGACTTCACAGCAGTGGCCAGATCAAGACCATCTGCCTTTCTTCTGAACATATCCTCCAGACGGCCAGGGGTCGCAACTACGATATTGCCTCTTTGGAGAAAACAAATAGTTGTatttgcatatatattttaagcttTAATAACAGCAACATGGCATAAATGATGAATAATACTCACCCTTGAGTCTTAAACTTCTCAACATCTTCGATGGGGTTACTGCCACCAATTAAAAGAATCTGTCTGCAAAAGTCAAACACATTTGATTAGATTTCAATTgtaagggtgattctcacgaaaccattgaaacacacggcactaatgatttcaactttaaaatgtgtaatatagtaacattaaaaagcatcagaattaacacaatactgtgttctactttgcacaatgtgtgatttcaacataagaatttataattgtaaatttaatctcattttctgctgaaattctcattaccgcaatgtgtccggctgtgtttgaacatgcgttatgttgtaattgaatcaaattaacacaaaaatattaagaaaaaaaaataaatggatgttttgctagactactttagatgacagaaaaaatatttactgaatattcatgtataataataatgaagaaaaattaggaaaatgatgtgtccatgcctgatgttctcatcctccgcaacactttttgagaacagtttaagcacacatacagaattttaataaagtttgattttgagtgaccaagcacatggaccagttacttcaaagATGGCTACTAGGTAagatacttttttttacaattaatttgaaatattgtcttgtcagaatgcttacacgacattttgattatcattaccgcaacagatgcttattaaatgttaatttaattaatagaagcataatactttgattttaaatgcatgtgcagaatctccaaattatgttctttcaggtttgtcatgtcattttgaaaatatgtcattttgaaaatatgtcagtgttgatgttttctgactgttgcggtaatgagattttttaggactaatttttttaattatgttacaaaaagtgttaaatgataagtaaaagtttttgaattaatgttcccatttactccagactttgtttttcaatgtctggtgggaaaaaaagtaaatttaagcaatttttccattttcttgcttgacatttttaaaaccaagttttcgtgagaatcacccgtaagGTGGTTACACAGACAGACATTATTACCTTGTTCTTCTCTACCTACCTAAATTGAGGAAATTTTTCCAGAAATCTTCCAATTACTTCAGTGATCTGCAGGGCCAGCTCACGGGTTGGTGTTATAATCAAAGCACCGacctaaaaacacattattacaTATTTGAAAATGAACTTTAATAAGGGTGTGCAAAGATCTGAGTAGTAACAAAGTGCATTTACTAACCATGCACATTTACTGATCCATATTGCATTAAAAAGGCAAGCGGTTATAGATGTATTATATGCACATTATCTGCTTAAATGCACATTACATACTGACATAAAAGTAttccttgtaatgcactgttagtcactttggataaatatgtctgccaaatgcaattTGGTATGTGGACCTGATCTATGTCACACTTAAGTATAATTTAGTCTCTCTAATGTAAATGTCTTGATTAAAAACAATGATGAGGACTCATGGATCACTCTTTGCCAGGTTTGAACCAGCAATCTTTTCGTTACAAGCCTTGAGTATCAAGCATTGCACTACACTTCATATCTTcagttatattttcattttcacacTAACCTGCATTTTTCTTAACTTCTCTTCTCGCTTCAATAGAATTTCTAAAATAGGAATCACAAAAGCAAGAGTCTTTCCACTCCCAGTAATCTGAAATGACATgaacacatttatattaaatgACGTACTCAGACAGCTGACACACTGATATAAACAGTTATATTGTACTCACCGCTTCAGCAGCAACATCTTTATTGCTCATAAACAAAGGGATGCAGGCAGACTGAAATTAAGACATTTTGTTAGCAACCTTCTATAATCAGACACTAAATTCCTTTAGAAACGTGCGTACAGAGAACTGAATGCTAAAGATGTAGCCTGAAGTACCTGGACCGGAGTCATGTTTGTAAACTTCAGCTCTTTAAGAGTCTGTAATATATCGTCATGAAGTTTCACGGGCAAACTGTCCCATTTCCCATCGGTAATGTTTTCCATAATGTAAGATTTTACAGGAGTTTAATCCATTAAGTTACTGCCTAAATGTACTTCACATGGGCTGAATACGTGTCACGTATAACTCGCTCCGAGCGAGAAACAAATGGAAGTTACAAACGTTCCGGATCACTTCTGTGACCGAGTGGTCGCATATGCTAGCCTATGCAGGCTGCATaacatacgtcatcaagcctggtttattcaagttaactgagcattaaaTTCGCAGGTAATAAGCACAATacaacaatttacaattaactaagaataattgtcaACTTTACAATAggtaatattctgaaataagacggtcttgatgacgtatgcagcctacaaatgcgacctccggaagctgcagccttcggattgagaaacggcctacATCTCCAGATTTCATGTCAGAAAACgattttatgtttaaatatattaactCCAATGGTTTATATATAACCTACAAGCTGCCGCCACTTGAATTCAATAAAAGGAGtgaaagttcagatttttttgtatttaaaggggccatggcacaagactttttaaaatgtcaaataaatctttggtgtccccagagcacatatgtgaagtttaagctcaaaataccatataaataatttattatagcatgttaaaattgccactttgtaggtgtgtgcaaaaatgtgccgttttgtgtgtgtcctttaaaggaacacgcccacattttgggaatttagcttattcaccgtatcccccagagttagataagtccatacatacctctctcatctccgtgcgtgctgtaactctgtctgacgcagcccccgctagcttagcttagcacaaagactggaagtgggtggctatagctagcatactgctcccaataagtgacaaaataacgcgatcattttcctatttatgtgttgtgatttgtatagtcaaaccgtgtacaaataacaaggtgatatgagacacagcgatcttttaacagtatacatactgagaactatattctctgaagacgaagcactgcggCTTGGGCTGAGCGATccgctcgcagcacacgagaagcccctggtgaggagcagagagttcggtcagaattgtgcaaatcactccgcccatgcggcagtgcttcgtcttcagagaatatagttctcagtatgtatactgttaaaagatcgctgtgtctcatatcaccttgttatttgtacacggtttgactaaacaaatcacaacacataaataggaaaatgatcgcgttattttgtcacttattgggagcagtatgctagctaaagccacccacttccagtctttgtgctaagctaagctagcgggggctgcgtcagacagagttacagcacgcacggagatgagagaggtatgtatggacttaacttactctgggggatacggtgaataagctaaattcccaaaatgtgggcgtgttcctttaaaatgcaaatgagctgatgaaattcaaacactgatcacaatgatggtggtttgttgcaattaagggtgcactcacattatccaaaccaaaccgcgctcgggcgcgtttgaccccaaaagcctggtttgtttgactagtgtgatcgctctgttccgcgcccaGGCGCGGATTGGTGGGCCGGAGcacggttcacttgggctcaggcgcggaaggctgtggtgtgagcgcaatccCGCCtaagcgcgattcaaaaggtgaacacctcagttgcgcgaccactcaccttcatctgcctccataaaaaccttttgatgcgcgcagcggggttacgtgaatgtccgagttGCGaatgtgacagatcaactaaacaatatgatgacatgtgagagggctgtctgtaatcgcgcaccaaatgactccgaataaaaaacacagacttatcattacggttGGTTCCAGTGTtgagagagctttacttcctgcttttttcaaaacaatcgcatcttaatgacgaaagtacacccggactcggatcgataaaaagtacagtgtgagtgcgtgcacctgggggagtagggaggggtgacaatcgtgctggggcatggtttggtttggataaagTGAGTGCgcccaaatttcaacaacctattttttcatgtgcttgtagagaatggtttaccaaaactgagttcctgggttgatctttttcacattttctaggttgatagagacccaatcatagcacttaaacatggaaaaagtcagattttcatgccatggcccctttaaatcaaCACATAACACATTTGCATTATGATATGAAATGAGAATAGATTTTCCAGTTTCTtaagaaattattaaataaaatattttttcttacacacataaaatgataaacataatagtaaaataaaataaaagcacaTTACTGTAATTAATgcgcatatatatatatatatatatatatatatatatatatatatatatatatatataccacagtcctgttgaatgctttgatctgattggttgagcaATGTTCCACAAAATccatcaaaacaaaacattcaacaaccccgtggtataattgaaaataatgcacacccaaaggTGTAATTTGCGTTGTGCTGTTACACTGCGGATGggcattattttcaattataccacggggttgttgaatgctttattctgatggATTCTGTGGAACATtgctcaaccaatcagaataaagcattcaacaggcccgtggtataatatgtatttaataatattttaatataattcaatgttgtcaattattccttacttgaTGCATATATTAAGCTAGGTCTACAAATATGAGAAGACACATTTTAAGAagatgtttcatgtttattaaaCCAATTCCATATTTGACACACTCACTGAATTTCAGAAGTTTACAGTCTTATCCTCAGTTTACCAGTAGTCTCAGCCAAATCATTTTGCATTGTCTTGACTGTTTTCTAAATAGTTGGtttggacaaaaaaaaaaaattgtacaaaACTACATAACGTACTCTCTGTGTGAAGAGACTGAAGATAAAGAGGAAAAATCGGGCCAGAACTATCCCacctaaatatttaaaaacacaccaGAAAAATCAGCAAAAAGTAGCTAAGCAGTCATTTTTACTGCTGTTCGCATCGAGTTAAAGTATGTGCCATGAAGGGTTTTGGGGTAACAAGCTGGATATGAATAATGAACAGTGaataacttataaaaatgt contains the following coding sequences:
- the ddx55 gene encoding ATP-dependent RNA helicase DDX55 → MENITDGKWDSLPVKLHDDILQTLKELKFTNMTPVQSACIPLFMSNKDVAAEAITGSGKTLAFVIPILEILLKREEKLRKMQVGALIITPTRELALQITEVIGRFLEKFPQFRQILLIGGSNPIEDVEKFKTQGGNIVVATPGRLEDMFRRKADGLDLATAVKSLDVLVLDEADRLLDMGFEMSLNAILGYLPKQRRTGLFSATQTQELEKLVRAGLRNPVRITVKEKGVAASSVQKTPARLSNYYTVCRAEDKFNTLVAFLRQHKHEKQLVFFSTCACVEYFGKALEILIKGVTVHCIHGKMKDKRNKIFADFRELKSGILVCTDVMARGIDIPEVNWVLQYDPPSSASSFVHRCGRTARIGNYGSALVFLLPMEESYVSFLSINQKCPLQKFPPVKDVVDVLPKVKEMALGDRAMFEKGMKAFVSCVQAYAKHECSLIFRIKDLDFAALARGFALLRLPKMPELRGKTFPDFTEIKDTDAIRFKDKNREKQRQVMLAQQKDKETEKSSRRHFVKNKAWSKQKTRKDRKKKVAAKRKLNEGSDVDDEDINELLNDTRLLKKLKKGKISKEDFDKHMDAAGTSKHGRTATSHDSSDGDGE